The Topomyia yanbarensis strain Yona2022 chromosome 3, ASM3024719v1, whole genome shotgun sequence nucleotide sequence ttgttacttacgtccgcTTCTACATTTTCTCCAGAATTTTCATATTTACGTTTTTCAGAtcggcccttttcaaatgtttggctaaaTTTTCCCTCTAGTTTACTACCAAGGTTTTGATAAGCGCATTTGTAGCGTGCAtgtgaatattattttcacTGGGCATAGCAGCTGtaacaaaaatgtcaaaattagtGTTTTTGTTTGACAAGTTGattatatgaaacatatgaaactatccaaaaaataaaaaaaatagccaaGCGTATTCTAGAATTCATTTATTTCCGGTAAATAGGTAAACAGTTTGATCTTTCCTTTTGTTGTTTACTCAATTCACTCATTTCTTTCTCAGCTAATCTCCAGGATGATTATACCGGTGCGGTGTTTCACGTGCGGCAAAGTGATTGGAAACAAATGGGAGGCCTACCTTGGATTGCTACAGGCGGAATATACGGAAGGGTAAGTGTGTTTTCGAGCCTTGTAGATACATTTCGGCACACATTATATCTGAGACGTATGTTTTGTACAGTGACGCTCTGGATGCTCTTGGTTTGAAGCGATACTGCTGTCGCCGAATGCTGCTCGGACACGTCGATCTGATTGAAAAACTTCTGAATTATGCGCCCCTGGAAAAGTAAACTAGCTAGGCTTCGATTGATTTTGTGTAGGATTAGGCTGTAAGATATTTTAATGTTCAATAAACTGATGTTACTTCAATAAAAATGTAGTTCGCCTAGTTTTTGTGAAGATTTCAAGGTTATGTACAGATCAGTCAAGACATAAACCCTTAACCGAATATATTGGAACCCATTCACAGAGATGTCGCTAGGTTGGTTTCGAAGGTGTGATTTTCGAACAAGCCTTCCATTAAATCATTGAATCCCTCTATGAAAGAATCGTTCAACTAATGTCCTTCATATTGAACGATTTTCTGGGCGTTGGGCCCAATACTCAACGAATCGTTTAACATGGGGCCCGTATTGGAcaactttgttcgacgttgAACTGGTTTCTTACTGGTCGTTGACGCACTGGCACTGTGATCCAGTGTGGATTTATCTTGGTCAAAAAATTTCTATAATGTAAGAAAATAAAAGAACCAATGAAATGCActtatttagaaaaaaaaaaagagttGGGAATGAACTTTCTAAATAGAAATGGAATTCGAAGATCAAGAGCCACTAAGTGCCTATCGCCGACGGCATAGAGTTGTTCTTCATGTTCTAGTCATTTTCCGTCGGCCCATTTCCGCTACGAGGGCAAACACCGACGCCACAGAGGTAACTCCACTGGAGTCACCTCTGTGGCGTCTGACCCggcaactcatggaccgggtaTCAAAGGcgttacttcccttccgaaggaaggcgtggccacagatttttctgactcagaaaaatctcaacgacgtCGGCTGGGGGagtgaacccagaccaactggggtgagtGATATCGGCTCATCAACACATGGACCGGGACCAACGGTTTTGCtccttcccttccgaaggaaaacATGGCAACAGATTTTGTACCATAAAATCTCAACTAGCTCGGCTGCGATTGAACATAGACCCACCGGAGGGATAAGCGGCAGAcctaccactcaaccaccggcgttgTCAATTATTATTCTAATTTATCCTTAACTTGCGAGCCAAAGAAACCGAAAATTAAAATTCGCATTCTACTAGTGCATTCTGATGTGAATGTAAGGCTTATTATGCTGAAAGTTGTAGACCCTGAAACGCACAAAACCCAAAGTTTGTAGATAGATGTTAGTTCGGAAGAAAACCATTAAGGTCCAACGGCCTTTGGTCCAGAGGACAACCTGCCCAATTAGCGTGCAGGTACCGAAATTGGCGATCATTAAGCAAGAATTCCCAGGAAGGACTACCATTAGTACTCCCTGATGTTAGATATATCAGTAACTGTCTGCACTGAGTGACACCAGATAGGCCCATCATCACACGAACCAGTCCAACGCCTTTACTTTCCCTATCGAAGGAAGACGTGCCCAGAGATATTTCACTTCCGAAACTCCCAACGCCCTCACCTAGGAACCCAGACCCACAATTGACCAGAATTTCAAGTCGAGTGAAATTTGAATGTCTGATTCATCAACCGACGAAGAAGTTGGAAACGATGGCTGTAGATATCCTCTTAATGCGTAATGTTAGGTAAAAGTCGTATGCACGTCTCCTTTTCCAACAGTGAGTAGATGCGCTGAGAACAGTCATATATTTTATTGATCGTCGCCAAAGAAGTCTTGAACAATAAGGAAACTACCTGGGTCATTTGAATTGTTCAAGTTCACCGCACCATTTGAATCAAAACTAGAGTAATTTGAAGCGACAGTTGGCCGGTGGATTCGACACAACGTGCTACCGACTGTATCAACCAGAAATTGAATCAGCCACGGTGGATGGGTGCGTATTTCCAGGAGAGCGATCGATGTAGTTTACCTGGGAGAGTAGTAATCTGGACGACACTGGTTGTGCATGCCGATTCGCTTGGGAGCACAGACGCAGTTCACGAGGACGGAGAGCCTAACATGGCGCTCCCACAATAATCAAACTGATCAACTGTTAGTGAGAATGTGTCCACGCATTCGTTAGTGGGCCCAGGAAGATTTGAAAGAGCATTCAAGGTACCTCGGTTCTACATACTAGCTGCACGTCGACTGGTTCCGGATCTTTGGATAATCTTGATTTTGCGACAATCAATCTGATGACGTTCGTACGTACGTACGTTCGTAATCAACACAAAATCATCATTGTGAATATTCTTAGTATTCATATGATTCTGGTTGGGATGAATTTAAGGAGAGATTTGCTAGTTGAAATGTCATCATTCGGCCACAAATATGCATGAGCTGGGAAGAGCCAAAACTGTTTTATTTAATTCGGACAAATGTGTAAATCTTATCAGTAGAAAGCACTAGATAGAAAAATTTCTTCATACAATTCACTTAATATTCGGATAACAAAACGGAGCTTGTGATACCATAAAATCACAACAAAACTTATAAATTCTAATACTTTATTAGAAAGCAAAAATTTCTCGTTCGATACGCCTTATAACACTAAATCCAATAATATGCCGCAGAATGTAACGGTTAAATACCTGTTTAGAACAACTCTGTCATTTTACTTAAACGTCTAAATTACTATACTCACGGAGGATTAATTCAGCCGTGTAATGGTCGTGCTGTTCAGCTGAAAGTGCCTGCCAGAGGGGCTGACGGCCATCACCTTTCCCCCGGTCGCCACTATCTTCGGCTGAGCGACGGTCATACCGTCACCATGCGACGCTGCACCTGCCGATCCTGGATAGATTCTAGCCGGGCGTTGAAGCAGTTGTGAGCGTAGGAGTGAATTAGTGGCAGCAGCATCACTGTCGGCGACGCTTTGAACGCTACTGACAGCGCCACTAGATGTGCGACTGACCGACGATTGAATTATGGTTTGAACCTGTTTTCTCTGCACAATGATACGTTGCTGTGTCGAAGTCGTCGTGCTGGAACTGGAAGCAATGGCCCCAGTCATCAGCGATTTAGGAGTGTTAGGTTTCAGTGGTTTGGCTGTGTTAAGTAATTTAAGGGAATTACTGCCCACAATGATCCTTCGAGGATCACCTCCGCTGCTAGTGGATTGTTGATTGCTGGCAGCAGATCTTATCGACGCCGGCACTCTTTTGGGAATTGTCACTATCTTTGGGTTGCCACCAGATGCTGTTTGACGATTGACAGATTGCTTCACGGCTACTTGTTTACCGTTGGACATTCTATGAAGTTGCTGGTTGCTTTGAGTCGCTTGTGGCTGCTGTACCAAAGATTGTACATGCGCTATTTTTAACTGTGGGACAGTGGTATTTGGAGTCTGCACTGGATTCTGCATTCCATTAATGTCCGCCACGTTTTTCACTACAAGCGTTGATTTCGCAGGCGCTGAAGATACTGCTGGTGCGGAAGGACTAACCATCGTAGGTTGAGGTCTTATGGTTGGTGCTATCACCACCGGTCTCTGTTCTGGCCTCCGGCTAACAGACTGAAGCGCTGAGTTATTGTTTACAATTGTAGCTGTGTTAGTAGGTTGCCCGTTGCCTTCACCTTTTCTTTTACTTATACAGATCAATTTCTGCGCTCCGTTTATTTTTGCCTTAATAAGATATGATTCGTTTTCATCGATGCCCCGGAAATGTTTTACTATGTTTAAAATATCGGACTCGCTAAGTGCGGGCTGATCTGGTTTGTTCAATTGTGGGCAACTGGCAGTAAGGGCACCTGCCTGGCCAGCTTCTACCTCGTCGTCGTCATCGATTTCTATTATCTCAACGGGCGGGTCAGACGTGGAAGGCAATTGCATGATGGACGAGATTGGCTCAGCAGTAGCATCAATCAATTGGCTCATTGGTTTAACTGAAATAGCTGGTCTTTGAACTTCAGAAGTGGTCGTAAAAGCCGTGTCAATGACACGACCATAGAATTCTGAGTTAGTAATAACACCATTGTCATTAGTGATCTGGATTGCACCCAGATTCGTATGACTCAGTTCATCAATGTCCTCGTTTTGGCCATACCAACGCTCCAGTAGATTGGACAACTCTGCATCCAGATTAGCTTCCCCTTCAATGTGAGGCACCACAGCGGGCGCTGGTAGCAAGTCCGGCAGGGTTATAACTTGCACACTATTCTTCTCTGGGCTTGGCACAGCTATCGCTTGTAGCGCTGGCTTTTCTTTAGGTTTTTCACGTTCAACTACAGCAGCCAGTTGTGGATCTTCGACTACTTTAGCACGTTTCGCAGGAGGTCCCAAAATTACGTCCACATATTTTCTTTTCTGTGCATTCCTGCAACGATCTCTTTTCGGGCAAGTATGCACCAAGTAACTTTCACGGAACGCGTAGGTTCGCTTGCAGTATAGACATTTGAATCTGCACTTTTCGTGTGCATCCATCGCAAGCGGATCATCGAACGGAGTGCAGCATTTAGTGCAGAACATTTGTACAGGATGCCAGATATCCAGGAAGCTGTCGGTATCTTCCTGGTAGATAGGTCCCGATACACGCATGTGAGCCAGTTCAAAGGGGTCTTGCAACATGTCACGAAAGCGCTTACTGCGCATGCAATCCTCCACCACCATCAACATATCCGATGGGGTAGAGGCGGGCGGTAGGTACCCGTCTCTGGTTTCATAACTTGGTCCATTTTCTGAAACGACAAGcgagaaaaataattatttgtaGGCGAGAAAGAAAGCTACGTAGTTTTTTTAGCGGGCTAATAGGACTGCAGCCTATGACTTAGCATTGTGGTTTTCAACCGAGGGTGAATAAATCCCCAGGTGTTACTATTGTAGGGGGTAAATTTTAACTTCCTATTGTTATCCTAACAATCACGTCCGATATTTGTATTCATATATTGTTTCAGTGCGTCAAGAACTAAGATGAACTGAGAGTGTTCAGGAATAGgtttttaattgaaaaaagAATGGTGTTCatcaaaaaataatcatttttttcttttcaggcAGGGTAATTGTggcaattttcagaaagaagtGCATGGatcgaaaaaagttttaaaaagcaCTGGCTTAGCTAATCCGTGTCTATCCCGCGAAACGCATTTTGCAGAATCGGACAAAGTGGCGGCTAAAGTAAACACCGGCCCCCAGAAGGAAGACGAAAATTTTGTCTCAAAAGGGGTGATGTCGCGTCCTCTTGTTTGTTGACTCCTATAAAATGTTCTCCTGCCAGCCAGTTTGAGTCGCctatcacccttattcttgttcacgacgaatgcgagattcgttcgaaaatgATTCGTAAGCCCATTTGATTTAGCCAATACATACAAACACTTTCAAACGAATCTCGCATTAGTtgaaaacaagaataagggtgttTTTCCATACTAAACAAATTTCGAATTAAAACTGCTTCTATCTTGTTCCTATGTATTCTCCTCCTTCGTCTCCTAGGACTGAAGCGAATCAAGCAATtcgacatagatttttcattagggcttaaatcgcaaatgtaaacaaactgcgttttcgctattatgacattatgcgacaaaaatactacaagattgaggtgaaaattagttaaaatggtttttagttcgatttataattaaagaaaactaaacggcgaaacatgcattttcttcgagatttcgacttaggcccttcttatcatatggaatataaaggctaaacttacattttttgacagaaccgggcgtacggttgttattcacaaaattattctttaaacggcggttctattatataaatgataagcaatatctactatgatcatgtctactcgatagttgttgcacataaacattcgaatatttcgatatgttcatgtaattcgaagaaaagattcacgcgccctttcatttacattgggtttctatgcgcccatttgctgagccctattaaaaagtatactgtcaagctcgcccattttcccagccctacccagcaagacaaagtcagtttagcccatttaccgcgcccttctgaaaattatgtacacagtttagcccttccgcaaatggtggttgctgaagggcgaaatcacgactgggatgcaaattgggcgtaagcatttttttagtttctacccactaaaagcacataggaattaaattttttgttatattgccataaggtttaaccaaagatgcttccggaaaaacatggtcataaagtaatttatacctacaataaaaactacatttagaaaagcatcgccgaatattgaaactgatttttctccatttgagtacattgcgacttaggccctaatgaaagatctgtgtcgaattGATCTTGTACATAACGGTTTCGCCTGCTACTCAGTTTCAACTAAACCTTGGCATAAAAGTATTGGGCTGAGCCAGCAGGTTCAATAATAACAGGAGTTTGGTTTAATAGTTTTGATTGTACGTATTATACTAGGCAAGATATTAATACAGAATGGCACATAATTGGACGATCGCAGTAGACCGTTAGAATGGGCGCCGAAATATTTTTCACTCTCTCTTGTTTCTTTAGTTTAACAGCACGTAGTCAAGGTTCCTCGCGAGCGGATTCGTCCCGTTGGGGGTTCGGTCGATGATGTGGTAGTTGTTGTCGACTTCAATACTTCTCCTCAACGATTGCCACCAACAAGACCAAGCATCGAAGAAAATTTTTGCATGCATCGGCTACCATCTCCTCAATAGAACAGTAGACCAGTTTCAACAGACTGTTGTCGTTCAAATTGTTCACAAAATATTCCCTGGTTTCGATATGCTTCGATCGCCAACTGATTCTTTCTGATCCAACAAACTTAATGCAAGTTTGGTTGTCCTCAAATATTGTCACACGATCAATTTGTGATTCGCCAAAGTTTTCAAGCCACTTTCGAAACCAAATTGCCTCTTGACTGGCCCTGCTCAGTCTCAGACTCCGTGGCAACCTTGTAGACGACTTACCCAAGATATCGCTGCACTCgcgtacaaaaaatattcagttGCTGACGCTtttttttttgacggctgaaaatgaacctgttgcgagTCGCGGtgagtagaaaaaatattcattcatctatccatcttattcattcagttgaatatcgtacagtATATTaattacactaattatctaggaatgttttcaaatgccgataaatcatcgcttacattgtgccagggcctactttgatgcgtttgattcgttgctgcacggtcgcttcgtatAATAATCGCCGAAtgaatctgcatggatgaatgggtggttcgttcgtttgacgttttcagctgcgtcactgaatattaaaaatgaatgttgctgaatatgatcatttttttttcaatgaatttgaatattttaactCTGGTAATCACCAACTCAGTCCGCGTAATACCTGATCATATTTCCGTACCGTAGTTGCAAGTGTTTCGTTGCATTTAAATAAGGGACCACACGTTTGGTTGCTACCGAATTCTCCTCCTGTGGTGCACTAACACTTCTTCCGAGCATCGAAGCGCTCACTGCTATATCCGGTCTGGCACATACCGCAATGTGTAGTGGCCGGCCTAGAATAGCGCTACGAATCTCCCGTTCCGGTGGTATGAGCCCATCAAACGGGATAACCCCGCAATCCAATGTGTGAAGCGACCCCTGCTGAAGGATGTGTGGTCGGGGGTGGGATGAAAAAGATGCCTGACCgctaacggagcctgtggggtaccccccaaagtaagcgtcccttaccacgttaatgcggagctctgacGTGACGGACCTTTTTTCCCGCGCAACTCGTGGGATCTAGTATTAGTCGTGAAATTAAAGCAAAGTTGGAGACGAGGAGG carries:
- the LOC131690448 gene encoding DNA-directed RNA polymerases I, II, and III subunit RPABC5; this encodes MIIPVRCFTCGKVIGNKWEAYLGLLQAEYTEGDALDALGLKRYCCRRMLLGHVDLIEKLLNYAPLEK
- the LOC131690436 gene encoding uncharacterized protein LOC131690436, with product MGLDVKTCCRLCLKDAASEQATHIDLQQQQEVGELVKNLYGFSIKYSDRGSNLVCVPCYKDATKLKKHIDVHRAKTNLVSLNQAILNSQAVAFPEEDEPESVENGPSYETRDGYLPPASTPSDMLMVVEDCMRSKRFRDMLQDPFELAHMRVSGPIYQEDTDSFLDIWHPVQMFCTKCCTPFDDPLAMDAHEKCRFKCLYCKRTYAFRESYLVHTCPKRDRCRNAQKRKYVDVILGPPAKRAKVVEDPQLAAVVEREKPKEKPALQAIAVPSPEKNSVQVITLPDLLPAPAVVPHIEGEANLDAELSNLLERWYGQNEDIDELSHTNLGAIQITNDNGVITNSEFYGRVIDTAFTTTSEVQRPAISVKPMSQLIDATAEPISSIMQLPSTSDPPVEIIEIDDDDEVEAGQAGALTASCPQLNKPDQPALSESDILNIVKHFRGIDENESYLIKAKINGAQKLICISKRKGEGNGQPTNTATIVNNNSALQSVSRRPEQRPVVIAPTIRPQPTMVSPSAPAVSSAPAKSTLVVKNVADINGMQNPVQTPNTTVPQLKIAHVQSLVQQPQATQSNQQLHRMSNGKQVAVKQSVNRQTASGGNPKIVTIPKRVPASIRSAASNQQSTSSGGDPRRIIVGSNSLKLLNTAKPLKPNTPKSLMTGAIASSSSTTTSTQQRIIVQRKQVQTIIQSSVSRTSSGAVSSVQSVADSDAAATNSLLRSQLLQRPARIYPGSAGAASHGDGMTVAQPKIVATGGKVMAVSPSGRHFQLNSTTITRLN